In Amycolatopsis sp. EV170708-02-1, the following are encoded in one genomic region:
- a CDS encoding aminotransferase class I/II-fold pyridoxal phosphate-dependent enzyme, which translates to MGNDAKALAQELLNRHGSAAPSRTVRRTGLAGHAGIQAAKDLRSDMDDFFTKRGMPSPFFLEHEGVNGAVTTILDREVINFSGFNYLGLAGHPVVRAAAKAAIDTYGTSASASRTVAGEIPLYPRLERKLADAYGVDDAVLAPSGYLTNAAVIPFLLGPNDLAACDALIHSSVVAGAQWAHCKRATFRHNDPESLDTLLTRSRAHAERVLVVLEGVYSMDGDIAALPELVAVARKHDCLVMVDEAHSFGTLGEHGWGAREHFGLPGDAVDLWMGTLSKALAGCGGFLAGDADLIWAIRMLAPGICLFVTPPTPAQVAAATAAYDLMLSQPDRLTRLRTNAATAVRTLQAGGWDTGTSDGTPIVPIILGDTERTMTTSGRLLRAGINAAPIAYPAVAEGEARIRLFLSADHTAEQLDTLVSELASCDPGPR; encoded by the coding sequence ATGGGCAACGACGCGAAGGCACTCGCCCAGGAACTGCTCAACCGGCACGGCTCAGCGGCACCGTCCAGGACGGTCAGGCGGACAGGACTGGCCGGTCACGCCGGCATCCAGGCCGCGAAGGACCTGCGCTCGGACATGGACGATTTCTTCACCAAGCGAGGGATGCCCAGCCCGTTCTTCCTCGAGCACGAGGGGGTCAACGGCGCCGTCACCACGATCCTGGACCGGGAGGTGATCAACTTCTCCGGTTTCAACTACCTCGGGCTGGCAGGGCACCCAGTGGTGCGAGCCGCGGCGAAGGCCGCGATCGACACCTATGGGACCTCGGCGTCGGCCAGCCGGACAGTAGCCGGGGAGATACCGCTCTACCCGCGCCTCGAGCGCAAGCTGGCCGATGCCTACGGGGTCGACGACGCGGTACTCGCTCCCAGCGGATACCTGACCAACGCCGCGGTCATCCCGTTCCTGCTGGGCCCGAACGACCTGGCGGCCTGCGATGCCCTGATCCACAGCAGTGTCGTAGCCGGGGCCCAGTGGGCGCACTGCAAAAGGGCGACCTTCCGGCACAACGACCCCGAGTCGCTCGACACGTTGCTCACGCGCTCGCGCGCGCATGCCGAACGGGTACTGGTCGTCCTGGAGGGCGTCTACAGCATGGACGGCGATATCGCCGCACTACCAGAACTGGTGGCGGTCGCTCGTAAGCACGACTGCCTCGTCATGGTCGACGAGGCGCATTCCTTCGGCACTCTCGGCGAGCACGGCTGGGGTGCGCGCGAGCACTTCGGACTGCCGGGAGATGCCGTCGACCTGTGGATGGGGACGCTGTCGAAAGCGTTGGCCGGTTGCGGTGGCTTCCTGGCCGGTGACGCCGACCTGATCTGGGCGATCCGGATGCTGGCGCCGGGCATCTGCCTGTTCGTGACGCCACCGACGCCCGCGCAGGTGGCGGCCGCGACCGCCGCCTACGATCTGATGCTGAGCCAGCCGGACCGGTTGACGCGCCTGAGGACCAACGCCGCCACGGCGGTGCGGACGTTGCAGGCCGGCGGGTGGGACACCGGCACCAGCGACGGAACGCCGATCGTCCCGATCATTCTCGGCGACACCGAACGGACCATGACCACGTCCGGTCGCCTGCTGCGCGCGGGTATCAACGCGGCGCCGATCGCCTACCCCGCGGTCGCGGAAGGTGAGGCTCGCATCCGGCTCTTCCTCTCGGCGGACCACACCGCCGAGCAACTGGACACCCTCGTCTCCGAACTGGCCTCGTGCGACCCAGGACCGCGCTGA
- a CDS encoding cupin domain-containing protein, with translation MIEPITHPVATHALARKVGPQGQLLSTAISSDICGSRTLGVGYVSMNALHYTRAHRHCASDIVVTVIAGVAATIYGDDLQHTAIHSPGDSIFIPAGVPHAAINLSNEVVHAVEIRTDPHFADSDVELLPDLEPAVRSIAGRIQAQHQPVLEDSRSGA, from the coding sequence ATGATCGAGCCTATTACCCACCCTGTCGCAACCCATGCGCTTGCCCGGAAGGTCGGCCCGCAGGGGCAACTTCTCTCGACAGCGATCAGCAGCGACATATGCGGCAGCCGCACCCTTGGCGTCGGCTACGTCTCGATGAACGCCCTCCATTACACCCGGGCGCACCGCCACTGCGCGAGTGACATCGTCGTGACCGTGATCGCTGGAGTCGCGGCTACGATCTATGGCGACGACCTTCAACACACTGCCATCCACTCGCCCGGCGACTCCATTTTCATTCCTGCCGGTGTTCCTCACGCCGCCATCAACCTCTCGAACGAGGTGGTCCACGCGGTGGAGATCCGTACCGACCCCCACTTCGCCGACAGCGATGTCGAGCTCCTGCCCGACCTGGAACCAGCTGTACGCTCCATTGCCGGTCGAATCCAAGCCCAGCATCAGCCTGTCCTGGAGGATTCACGGTCCGGCGCCTGA
- a CDS encoding SsgA family sporulation/cell division regulator, translated as MTYFSPEFPVMDGRRVVSRRFTFIVADRDGRPPVVDASLHYRDDDPYAIAMVLDGGPGGPVERRFARDLLVEGLVQAAGLGDVRVAPAVEVAGAAAIELTSPDGTATLLGSSDELAGFLRSTFAVVPVGCEGDHLPLDGALAALLRSESH; from the coding sequence ATGACGTATTTTTCGCCGGAGTTTCCGGTCATGGACGGTCGGCGTGTGGTGAGTCGCCGGTTTACCTTCATTGTGGCTGATCGGGATGGGCGGCCGCCTGTTGTCGATGCGAGTTTGCATTATCGGGACGATGATCCTTACGCGATCGCGATGGTTCTCGATGGTGGGCCGGGTGGGCCTGTCGAGCGGAGGTTCGCTCGTGATCTTCTTGTGGAGGGGCTGGTGCAGGCCGCGGGGCTGGGGGATGTGCGTGTCGCACCCGCGGTGGAGGTCGCGGGTGCTGCCGCCATCGAGCTCACCAGTCCGGACGGCACTGCCACACTGCTCGGCTCGTCGGACGAGCTGGCGGGCTTCCTGCGTTCGACGTTCGCTGTCGTCCCTGTGGGCTGCGAAGGAGACCACCTTCCCCTGGACGGGGCCCTGGCCGCGCTGCTGCGCAGCGAGTCACACTAG
- a CDS encoding non-ribosomal peptide synthetase, translating to MSDSTTLHATIIDRWTQQVAAHPEDVALHWRTKSYTFGELGELVDQMASWLRTHCCKSGDVVATTLPRSAEAIIAQLAIIHAGATHLAIDPRGAPGRTSAILRDAKPAYVLDYARWQLAMDDLWRPPQRHREQPRPRSGANANTVATPSSAAYLVYTSGSSGAPKGVLVEHRSLANLLLEHERHLFPLATQAAGRPRLRVAHAIALSFDAAWDPLLWMVGGHELYLLSDEVRADAALMDQAILDNALDVVEVTPGLAGQLVQRGLFHLSHAPSLLLTGGEAVGQGLWTELAAAPRTVAINLYGPSECTVFATWARVDRYPRPVIGHPIAGTMCQVVDAEGRPLPDGSVGELVLSGTCVARGYHDRAELTAERFSAVSDMEGVWRSYRTGDLVRRSADGALEFHGRADRQVKIRGHRIELGEIEATLLAHPDVDQAVVKLRDDAGSSDLVAYVVGPDDGVLPDLELKEFLADRLPQVMIPAVFLRAGELPLTSHGKVDFDALTLPPRSPAFTPPDPLRGELEARLGKAFCSVLKLDRIGRNDSFFDLGGHSLLAAVIAENLRRDGVACTLPDIMGNPRIADLAKELGALACRGAPAKETA from the coding sequence ATGAGCGATTCGACCACCTTGCACGCCACGATCATCGACCGCTGGACACAACAGGTCGCGGCCCATCCGGAGGACGTCGCGCTGCACTGGCGAACCAAAAGCTACACTTTTGGTGAACTCGGCGAACTCGTCGACCAGATGGCAAGCTGGCTGCGGACACACTGCTGCAAATCGGGTGACGTCGTGGCCACGACGTTGCCTCGTTCGGCCGAGGCGATCATCGCCCAGCTGGCGATCATCCACGCCGGGGCGACACATCTCGCGATCGATCCCCGGGGAGCGCCGGGGCGAACGTCGGCGATTCTTCGCGATGCCAAGCCCGCCTATGTCCTCGACTACGCCAGGTGGCAGTTGGCCATGGACGACCTTTGGCGGCCGCCACAACGGCATCGCGAACAGCCGCGGCCACGATCGGGTGCCAACGCCAATACGGTGGCCACCCCTTCTTCAGCCGCGTATCTCGTGTACACCTCCGGGTCCTCCGGTGCACCCAAGGGCGTGCTTGTCGAGCACCGGAGCCTGGCGAATCTGCTGCTCGAGCACGAACGCCATCTCTTCCCGCTCGCCACGCAGGCCGCCGGGCGCCCGCGCCTGCGCGTCGCGCATGCCATCGCCTTGTCGTTCGACGCGGCTTGGGACCCTCTGTTGTGGATGGTCGGCGGGCACGAGCTGTACCTGCTCTCCGACGAGGTCCGCGCCGACGCAGCGCTCATGGACCAGGCGATCCTCGACAACGCGTTGGATGTCGTCGAGGTCACCCCGGGGCTTGCAGGGCAGCTTGTCCAACGCGGTCTGTTCCACCTGTCGCACGCCCCCTCGCTCCTGCTCACCGGCGGTGAAGCTGTCGGTCAAGGACTCTGGACGGAGCTGGCCGCCGCGCCTCGCACGGTCGCGATCAACCTCTACGGGCCCAGCGAATGCACTGTTTTCGCCACCTGGGCGAGGGTCGACCGGTATCCCCGCCCGGTCATCGGGCACCCGATCGCCGGAACGATGTGCCAGGTCGTGGATGCCGAGGGCAGGCCACTGCCGGACGGCTCGGTGGGCGAACTCGTGCTCAGCGGAACCTGCGTGGCCCGGGGTTACCACGACCGGGCCGAGCTGACCGCCGAGCGGTTCTCCGCAGTGTCCGATATGGAGGGTGTGTGGCGCAGCTATCGAACCGGCGACCTGGTCCGCCGTTCGGCCGACGGAGCGCTGGAGTTCCACGGTCGCGCGGACCGGCAGGTGAAGATCCGCGGCCACCGGATCGAGCTGGGTGAAATCGAAGCCACTCTGCTGGCCCATCCCGATGTCGACCAGGCCGTCGTCAAACTCCGTGACGATGCCGGTTCGTCGGATCTTGTCGCCTACGTCGTGGGGCCCGACGACGGCGTGCTCCCGGACCTTGAGCTGAAGGAGTTCCTCGCGGATCGTCTTCCCCAGGTGATGATCCCGGCGGTTTTCCTCCGAGCCGGCGAACTGCCACTGACATCCCATGGCAAGGTGGACTTCGACGCTCTGACGCTGCCTCCGCGGTCGCCTGCGTTCACCCCGCCCGACCCCCTGCGCGGTGAGCTGGAAGCGCGGCTGGGGAAGGCATTCTGTTCCGTTCTCAAGCTCGATCGCATCGGTCGCAACGATTCCTTCTTCGACCTCGGCGGGCACAGCCTGCTCGCCGCCGTCATCGCGGAGAACCTGCGCCGTGACGGTGTCGCCTGCACTTTGCCCGACATCATGGGCAACCCCAGAATCGCTGACCTCGCGAAGGAGCTTGGCGCCCTTGCCTGTCGAGGGGCCCCGGCAAAAGAGACCGCATGA
- a CDS encoding SsgA family sporulation/cell division regulator, whose protein sequence is MTYFSPEFPVMDGRRVVSRRFTFIVADRDGRPPVVDASLHYRDDDPYAIAMVLDGGPAGPVEWTFARDLLVEGLVQAAGLGDVRVAPAVEVAGAAAIELTSPDGTATLLGSSDELAGFLRSTFAVVPVGCEGDHLPLDGALAALLRSESH, encoded by the coding sequence ATGACGTATTTTTCGCCGGAGTTTCCGGTCATGGACGGTCGGCGTGTGGTGAGTCGCCGGTTTACCTTCATTGTGGCTGATCGGGATGGGCGGCCGCCTGTTGTCGATGCGAGTTTGCATTATCGGGACGATGATCCTTACGCGATCGCGATGGTTCTCGATGGTGGGCCGGCTGGGCCTGTCGAGTGGACGTTCGCTCGTGATCTTCTTGTGGAGGGGCTGGTGCAGGCCGCGGGGCTGGGGGATGTGCGTGTCGCACCCGCGGTGGAGGTCGCGGGTGCTGCCGCCATCGAGCTCACCAGTCCGGACGGCACTGCCACACTGCTCGGCTCGTCGGACGAGCTGGCGGGCTTCCTGCGTTCGACGTTCGCTGTCGTCCCTGTGGGCTGCGAAGGCGACCACCTTCCCCTGGACGGGGCCCTGGCCGCGCTGCTGCGCAGCGAGTCACACTAG
- a CDS encoding SMI1/KNR4 family protein: MTTSVPSPSTVVEWREFLRRYNSEFLNSSYLRRAEAEGRAKWLMTEGQRQAGWLGHEPASEEAILATEARLGVALPPTYRNFLLAGNGWSSMAYSLDLVKVEEIGWFSEADPGLLAAWSEPGMEDFADWVTLLKRCVLISNDDGGSGGNWLLHVDGNAENSEWTAYEWWPGDGSDPEPFDNFAVLVDSLWKATAEPEDKDVV; encoded by the coding sequence ATGACAACGTCCGTCCCTTCACCTTCGACCGTCGTCGAGTGGCGCGAGTTCCTGCGCCGCTACAATTCCGAATTCCTGAACTCGAGTTACCTGCGCCGCGCCGAAGCAGAGGGGCGAGCAAAGTGGTTGATGACCGAGGGCCAACGGCAGGCTGGGTGGCTGGGCCACGAGCCGGCGAGTGAGGAAGCGATTCTTGCCACTGAAGCGCGTCTCGGTGTAGCACTGCCGCCGACCTACCGGAACTTTCTGCTGGCCGGCAACGGCTGGAGCTCTATGGCCTACTCTCTCGACTTGGTCAAGGTCGAGGAGATCGGCTGGTTTTCCGAAGCGGATCCCGGACTCCTCGCAGCGTGGTCGGAGCCAGGGATGGAGGACTTCGCCGACTGGGTCACCCTGTTGAAGCGATGTGTGCTGATCTCGAACGACGACGGTGGCAGCGGTGGCAATTGGCTCCTGCATGTGGACGGCAACGCGGAGAACAGCGAGTGGACCGCATACGAGTGGTGGCCCGGCGACGGGAGTGATCCCGAACCCTTCGACAACTTCGCCGTGCTGGTGGACAGCCTGTGGAAAGCCACCGCTGAACCCGAAGACAAGGATGTCGTCTGA
- a CDS encoding sigma-70 family RNA polymerase sigma factor, which yields MTSSAIRHRRQVADDALVCSIVEEHGKAMLAYATRLLGDRVAAEDILQEAWVRAWRHPENLTTRRESLRGWLLTVVRNLVLDRKRARARRPTEVAESSEDIPVERDHADSVVDSIFVLAALDELTIKHRDALVQIYVHGTSVEEAAKKLGVPPGTVKSRSHYGLKVLRERLHAQGLTSDAA from the coding sequence ATGACCAGTTCCGCGATTCGGCATCGTCGGCAGGTCGCCGACGACGCACTCGTTTGTTCCATCGTCGAGGAACACGGCAAGGCCATGCTCGCCTACGCGACGCGGCTGCTCGGTGACCGGGTCGCCGCGGAGGACATCCTGCAAGAAGCGTGGGTGCGAGCGTGGCGGCATCCCGAGAATCTGACCACCAGGAGAGAGTCCCTGCGGGGTTGGCTGCTGACCGTCGTCCGGAATCTCGTGCTGGACCGCAAGCGTGCCCGTGCGAGACGACCGACGGAGGTGGCGGAGTCATCGGAGGACATTCCCGTCGAGCGCGACCATGCCGATAGTGTCGTGGATTCCATCTTCGTTCTTGCCGCGCTGGATGAACTGACGATCAAACATCGCGACGCGCTGGTGCAGATTTATGTACATGGCACGTCTGTCGAGGAAGCGGCGAAAAAGCTCGGCGTTCCTCCGGGGACTGTGAAGTCGCGCTCACACTATGGATTGAAGGTGCTCCGTGAGCGTCTTCATGCGCAGGGCCTGACGTCGGACGCGGCATGA
- a CDS encoding thioesterase II family protein: MDTVSHQRLLVIGFPPAGGSEATFREIFGLKREFDTYVVKYPGRGVGMAGWATDTGAVVTALAAGRAPVLLGAGLGAMAALETAQYLESRRLPLAGVVLMSSVAPQWRSLATDRAWPDSALIDFLRSGTENLPASFESPAVSAYALAALRRDLEWEDEYQGPRYWPLSCPMTVLRGEHDVLVPEREGTGQWAMWTAGQFTCHTVPAGNHRFFASPSGAGPVLDALRRFVPSRI, encoded by the coding sequence ATGGACACCGTCTCTCACCAGCGCCTTTTGGTCATAGGCTTCCCGCCTGCCGGTGGATCCGAAGCCACTTTCCGGGAGATCTTCGGCCTGAAACGGGAATTCGACACGTACGTGGTCAAATACCCTGGAAGAGGGGTCGGTATGGCGGGCTGGGCCACCGACACGGGCGCGGTCGTAACGGCCTTGGCCGCGGGCCGCGCGCCAGTGCTGCTCGGAGCGGGTCTTGGCGCGATGGCGGCGCTGGAGACAGCACAGTATCTGGAAAGCCGCCGACTCCCGCTCGCCGGTGTGGTGCTGATGTCGTCAGTGGCTCCACAATGGCGTTCACTCGCCACCGATCGGGCTTGGCCGGACTCTGCGCTGATCGATTTCCTCCGCTCCGGCACCGAGAACCTGCCCGCGTCGTTCGAGTCACCCGCCGTGAGTGCCTACGCACTCGCCGCTTTGCGGCGGGATCTCGAGTGGGAGGACGAGTACCAGGGACCGCGCTACTGGCCCCTGTCCTGTCCGATGACCGTGCTCCGAGGTGAACACGACGTACTCGTGCCAGAGCGGGAAGGCACCGGGCAATGGGCAATGTGGACGGCAGGGCAGTTCACGTGTCATACGGTGCCCGCGGGCAACCACCGCTTCTTCGCTTCCCCCAGCGGCGCTGGGCCGGTGCTGGACGCCCTTCGCCGGTTCGTGCCGTCCAGGATCTGA
- a CDS encoding acyl carrier protein, producing MGAGQPRLRHVDPVRRARKHRGREEPSRGPAHTAPEQRAEVLAFVLAEQLATVLGTAADTIDHNTALPELGLDSLLAVELAARVANLLGGQVSALEFSRGTGLVAIARHLANGLEVN from the coding sequence GTGGGCGCTGGCCAACCCCGCCTCCGGCACGTCGACCCGGTTCGCCGAGCACGTAAGCACCGCGGACGGGAAGAGCCTTCGCGGGGACCTGCTCACACTGCCCCGGAACAACGCGCTGAGGTTCTGGCCTTCGTGCTCGCCGAGCAGCTCGCCACCGTGCTCGGCACCGCGGCGGACACGATCGACCACAACACCGCCCTGCCGGAACTCGGCCTGGATTCGCTGCTCGCGGTCGAGCTCGCGGCACGGGTCGCCAACTTGCTCGGCGGGCAGGTCTCGGCACTGGAGTTCAGCCGGGGAACCGGGCTGGTCGCCATCGCGCGTCACCTCGCCAACGGACTGGAGGTCAACTGA
- a CDS encoding ferric reductase-like transmembrane domain-containing protein, with the protein MTTSTQVRPGMLPPVVQARLALWSFLVVNVVIIEFLFVTSGEGKNGILTVAKFFGLHAALLLICQLLLVARVPWLDRRIGMDRLTVWHRWIGFTMFWTVLTHATIVVLGYAALDNASAGKTFLALAGVPASLLGMFAAAIVLLIAAISTRYVRRKLRYEVWHGLHMLLYVTLSLAFVHQLLETTTFRASTFATIYWWALWLLAFGCLVTGRIVMPVWRNTYHRFRVEAVVPEAADVVSVHITGRHLDKLPARAGQFSIWRFPGHRHWWLANPFSLSAAPNSRSLRLTAKAVGSGSAGLRNLKIGNRVLMEGPYGSFTTRHRRCDGILLIAGGVGITPIRALLEEEQTGNAVVLYRVRDESSAVLLREVRELVERHRGRLYLLTGRTGQGARPFEPEALRHMVPDITERDVYVCGPPAMTAVVENALRKLGVPRNQVHAEKFGLA; encoded by the coding sequence ATGACGACGAGTACGCAGGTGCGGCCGGGCATGCTGCCGCCGGTCGTTCAGGCAAGGCTGGCTCTCTGGTCGTTCCTGGTCGTCAACGTGGTGATCATCGAGTTCTTGTTCGTCACCTCTGGCGAGGGCAAGAACGGAATCCTCACCGTCGCCAAGTTCTTCGGCCTGCACGCGGCATTGCTGCTGATCTGCCAGTTGCTGTTGGTGGCGAGGGTGCCGTGGCTCGACCGGCGAATCGGCATGGATCGGCTGACCGTGTGGCACCGGTGGATCGGATTCACGATGTTCTGGACCGTGCTCACGCACGCGACGATCGTCGTGCTCGGCTACGCGGCGCTCGACAACGCCTCGGCGGGGAAGACATTCTTGGCATTGGCCGGTGTGCCGGCCTCGTTGCTGGGCATGTTTGCCGCCGCCATCGTCCTGCTGATCGCCGCGATCTCGACCCGATACGTGCGACGCAAGTTGCGGTACGAGGTATGGCACGGATTGCACATGCTGCTGTACGTGACCTTGTCCTTGGCCTTCGTGCACCAGCTGCTGGAGACCACGACGTTCAGGGCCTCCACGTTCGCGACGATCTACTGGTGGGCATTGTGGTTGCTGGCCTTCGGCTGCCTCGTCACCGGGCGGATCGTCATGCCGGTCTGGCGCAACACGTACCACCGGTTCCGGGTCGAAGCCGTCGTGCCTGAGGCGGCTGACGTCGTGTCCGTGCACATCACCGGTCGTCACCTCGACAAACTGCCCGCTCGGGCAGGCCAGTTCTCGATCTGGCGGTTCCCTGGCCATCGGCACTGGTGGCTGGCCAACCCGTTCTCGCTTTCGGCCGCACCCAACAGCCGTTCGTTGCGCTTGACGGCCAAAGCCGTGGGCAGTGGCAGTGCGGGCTTGCGCAACCTGAAGATCGGGAACCGGGTACTCATGGAAGGCCCATATGGCTCGTTCACCACACGGCACAGAAGGTGCGACGGCATCCTGCTGATCGCAGGCGGCGTGGGTATCACACCGATACGTGCGTTGCTGGAGGAGGAACAGACCGGAAACGCGGTGGTCCTTTACCGGGTGCGTGACGAGAGCTCGGCCGTGCTTCTTCGTGAGGTCCGGGAACTGGTCGAGCGCCACCGCGGACGGCTGTACCTGCTCACCGGCCGGACCGGACAAGGCGCCCGGCCATTCGAGCCCGAGGCTCTGCGTCATATGGTTCCCGACATCACCGAACGCGACGTCTACGTGTGCGGCCCGCCCGCGATGACCGCCGTGGTGGAGAACGCTCTGCGAAAGCTGGGCGTACCGAGAAACCAGGTGCACGCCGAAAAGTTTGGCTTGGCCTGA
- a CDS encoding LysE family transporter, which yields MVTTVVLLYFAAASIPGANLALIMNMAASVPRRIAVAAALGIVAATAVLSTAALLGLGEILTTTRWLGELLRIGGAAYLLWVGLAACVRARQPADGQVFPRLRWSAAFRRGLLTNLVNPKTIAFFCVGLAAAVTAVPTVEARLVALVAVVVSSIIWNVSLASILSTRTARSFFERRRRAVGLGSGVVLIALGLQMALT from the coding sequence ATGGTCACCACTGTTGTGCTGCTCTACTTCGCCGCCGCGAGCATCCCCGGTGCCAACCTCGCGCTCATCATGAACATGGCGGCATCCGTTCCGCGTCGTATCGCGGTGGCCGCCGCGCTCGGCATTGTGGCCGCTACCGCCGTGCTGTCGACTGCGGCGCTTCTCGGTCTGGGAGAGATCCTGACGACGACACGTTGGCTGGGTGAACTGTTGCGCATCGGCGGTGCCGCCTATCTCCTGTGGGTGGGACTCGCCGCGTGCGTTCGGGCCCGGCAGCCGGCCGACGGCCAGGTATTTCCACGACTTCGCTGGTCTGCGGCATTTCGGAGAGGGTTGCTCACGAACCTCGTCAACCCGAAGACGATCGCGTTCTTCTGTGTCGGCCTCGCTGCCGCGGTCACCGCGGTCCCCACCGTCGAGGCGAGGCTGGTCGCGCTGGTAGCCGTGGTCGTGTCGTCGATCATCTGGAACGTATCGCTGGCGTCGATACTGTCCACCCGGACTGCCCGGTCGTTCTTCGAGCGTCGGCGTCGGGCGGTGGGACTGGGATCCGGCGTGGTCCTGATCGCGCTGGGACTGCAGATGGCCCTGACATGA
- a CDS encoding DUF4360 domain-containing protein codes for MSCLAWNAPTTTCHGNSPTSYVNHNLKGLFEDNWEFTDDIEVGAIVYKPCGEDRNFNINTELRAAVGTSDPKKTTSFGLPTRTQASE; via the coding sequence GTGAGCTGCCTGGCCTGGAACGCGCCAACTACTACTTGCCACGGCAATTCGCCGACGTCGTACGTGAACCACAACCTCAAAGGCCTGTTCGAGGACAACTGGGAATTCACCGACGACATCGAAGTCGGCGCCATCGTCTACAAACCCTGTGGTGAGGACCGGAACTTCAACATCAACACGGAACTGCGGGCCGCGGTCGGCACTTCCGATCCGAAGAAGACCACCAGTTTCGGACTCCCGACGCGGACCCAAGCCTCGGAGTAG